A genomic window from Cotesia glomerata isolate CgM1 linkage group LG7, MPM_Cglom_v2.3, whole genome shotgun sequence includes:
- the LOC123269823 gene encoding acetyl-CoA acetyltransferase, mitochondrial isoform X1, with the protein MGINLIISRAYSTKMRDVVIVSAVRTPMGSFLGSLSSVPAPKLGSIAIQAAVERARVTKDQVQEVYMGNVCQAALGQAPARQATLFAGLPKSTICTTINKVCASGMKSVMLAAQALQCGHQDIILAGGMESMSNVPYYLKRGNTPYGAVTLQDGIVHDGLTDVYNKGFHMGNCAENTAKKFGITRQEQDDFAISSYKRSASAWQNKEFQDEIVPVSVPTKRGMPDLVVSEDEEFKRVNFDKFRELKAVFQKENGTVTAGNASTLNDGAAALILTTSEVAQKLNLKPLARIAGFQDAATDPIDFPIAPAFAIPKLLEKTGVKKDDVALWEINEAFSVVVVANQKQLGLDPTKVNVHGGAVSLGHPIGMSGARIIVHLVHALKQGQKGVASICNGGGGASSILIEKLSHEISPSPSLPRLQLFTKNPCPLCDVLKAELEAQFHGCYVLEQVDISSPGNEGLFELYRYQIPVLFFEGHYLCKHRLDVELLRKRLHYFFQLQNPQKS; encoded by the exons GCTGCTGTTGAGCGTGCACGTGTTACTAAAGACCAAGTCCAAGAAGTTTACATGGGAAATGTTTGTCAAGCAGCATTGGGACAAGCACCAGCTAGACAAGCAACTTTATTTGCcg gTCTACCAAAGTCGACAATATGCACGACGATAAACAAAGTATGTGCAAGTGGGATGAAAAGTGTGATGCTAGCGGCCCAAGCATTGCAATGTGGCCACCAAGATATTATTCTGGCTGGTGGTATGGAGTCAATGTCCAATGTGCCTTACTATTTAAAGCGTGGTAATACTCCCTACGGCGCGGTCACGTTGCAG GACGGTATTGTACATGATGGATTGACAGACGTTTATAATAAAGGGTTCCATATGGGCAACTGCGCGGAGAACACAGCCAAGAAATTTGGAATCACTCGGCAAGAGCAAGACGACTTCGCGATCAGCAGTTACAAGCGCAGCGCATCCGCTTGGCAAAATAAAGAATTCCAAGATGAAATTGTTCCTGTAAGCGTTCCGACTAAACGAGGGATGCCTGATTTAGTCGTGTCTGAAGATGAAGAATTTAAGCGcgttaattttgataaatttaggGAACTTAAAGCTGTTtttcaa aaagaaAATGGAACTGTTACTGCTGGAAATGCATCAACGCTAAATGACGGAGCGGCTGCATTGATTTTAACCACCAGCGAAGTggctcaaaaattaaatcttaaaCCTTTGGCACGGATTGCTGGATTCCAAGATGCTGCTACTGATCCCATTGACTTCCCAATCGCTCCTGCTTTTGCAATTCCAAAA cttcttGAAAAGACTGGAGTTAAAAAAGACGATGTAGCACTATGGGAGATAAACGAAGCATTCAGCGTCGTGGTGGTTGCCAATCAAAAACAATTAGGTCTTGATCCAACGAAAGTAAACGTCCATGGTGGTGCAGTGTCTCTTGGTCATCCAATTGG GATGTCTGGTGCTAGAATAATTGTTCATTTAGTTCACGCTCTTAAGCAAGGGCAAAAGGGAGTTGCGTCGATTTGTAACGGTGGAGGCGGCGCATCGtctattttaattgaaaaatt GAGCCATGAAATTTCGCCAAGCCCATCGCTACCAAGACTACAGTTATTCACTAAAAACCCATGCCCATTGTGTGACGTCTTGAAAGCAGAACTAGAGGCCCAGTTTCACGGTTGCTATGTGCTCGAGCAAGTTGACATTAGTTCGCCCGGCAATGAGGGCCTGTTTGAGCTCTATAGGTATCAAATTCCGGTTCTCTTTTTTGAGGGGCATTATCTCTGCAAACATAGATTGGACGTCGAACTCTTGAGGAAACGTCTCCACTATTTCTTCCAGCTCCAAAATCCTCAAAAGTCATAA